In Aspergillus luchuensis IFO 4308 DNA, chromosome 1, nearly complete sequence, the following are encoded in one genomic region:
- a CDS encoding putative flavin-containing amine oxidasedehydrogenase (COG:S;~EggNog:ENOG410PFK2;~InterPro:IPR036188;~PFAM:PF13450;~antiSMASH:Cluster_1.9) → MASASPRKKVAIIGAGAAGMSCASTLSQHPDKFEIHLFDSAPHAGGQATSIPLPANHGATWLNDGVQGGSSIFRHTFNFFRRYGYEPQPVQLQVSFGKGPDSFFTNMFPSPLVDRYSAEIEKLGRVLKWIKRLMPLLGILPIKIVLRLFRFSAEFGSKMVLPLIALFLGTGNQTPNVSSVLLERLFDDPQMRLWDFDPDMLLPNRPEMFTFPELGRFYGDWVADLGENKGVRVRLGTEVEILRRDAKKGVDLRVWDRGEGGERRWEGVMHDEHFDELVLCVPADEAKKLLGRHATWREKYVLGGVRFYDDVTVTHSDADYFNSIFETRYKSDLCGKASSEARNEQISFAKQTPRCRKDGWDGFAPMYYTHSYEQDPQKIEMGFDCSNYQHQFREALGEGALSLEPDRHVYQTIFLNKQESDLWTWESIDKDKIIAKKWWHQFGHNWQHYIRVVPGMMFINGKNRTLYAGSWTMVNMHEIACISGIAAAYRLGARYVPLDDFAEDFFAKYLLVSHGKRYKR, encoded by the exons ATGGCATCAGCGTCTCCTCGAAAGAAAGTTGCCATCATAGGTGCCGGAGCAGCAGGCATG TCCTGCGCCTCCACCCTATCCCAACACCCAGACAAATTCGAAATCCACCTCTTCGACTCGGCCCCCCATGCCGGCGGCCAAGCGACCTCTATCCCCCTCCCTGCCAACCACGGCGCAACCTGGCTCAACGACGGCGTCCAAGGCGGCTCATCCATATTCCGGCACACATTCAACTTCTTCCGACGCTACGGATACGAGCCTCAACCCGTACAACTCCAAGTATCCTTCGGCAAAGGTCCCGacagcttcttcaccaacatgtttccttcccccctcgtGGACAGATACTCCGCCGAGATCGAGAAACTCGGCCGCGTGCTGAAGTGGATTAAGCGGTTGATGCCACTCCTGGGTATACTGCCTATCAAGATTGTACTTCGGCTGTTCAGGTTCAGTGCAGAGTTCGGAAGTAAGATGGTTCTTCCGCTCATTGCACTGTTCTTGGGCACGGGGAACCAGACGCCGAATGTGTCGAGTGTGTTATTGGAGAGGCTCTTTGATGATCCGCAGATGAGGTTGTGGGATTTTGATCCCGATATGTTGTTGCCGAATCGGCCGGAGATGTTTACCTTTCCCGAGTTGGGGAGGTTTTATGGCGATTGGGTGGCGGATTTGGGGGAGAATAagggggtgagggtgaggttgGGGACCGAGGTGGAGATATTGAGGAGGGATGCTAagaagggggtggatttgAGGGTTTGGGATAGGGGtgagggtggggagagaaggtgggagggggtgatGCATGATGAACATTTTGATGAGCTTGTGCTGTGTGTGCCGGCTGATGAGGCGAAGAAGTTGCTAGGTAGGCATGCGACGTGGAGGGAGAAGTATGTGCTCGGGGGTGTGAGGTTCTACGATGATGTTACGGTCACGCATAGCGATGCGGACTACTTCAATAGTATCTTCGAAACGAGGTATAAGAGTGATCTGTGCGGGAAGGCGTCGAGCGAGGCGCGCAACGAGCAGATCTCGTTCGCGAAGCAGACACCGCGGTGTCGGAAGGACGGGTGGGATGGGTTTGCGCCTATGTACTATACGCATTCGTATGAGCAGGATCCGCAGAAGATTGAGATGGGCTTCGATTGTTCGAATTATCAGCATCAGTTCCGGGAggcgttgggggagggggcgcTGTCGTTGGAGCCAGATCGGCATGTTTATCAGACCATCTTTCTGAATAAACAGGAGTCGGATCTATGGACGTGGGAAAGCATcgacaaggacaagatcatTGCGAAGAAATGGTGGCATCAATTCGGACATAATTGGCAGCATTATATACGTGTGGTGCCGGGGATGATGTTCATTAATGGGAAAAATCGGACGTTGTATGCGGGGAGTTGGACGATGGTG AACATGCATGAGATAGCTTGTATATCGGGCATTGCGGCTGCGTATCGACTTGGGGCGAGATATGTGCCATTAGATGATTTTGCGGAGGATTTCTTTGCTAAGTATTTGCTTGTGAGCCATGGGAAGAGGTATAAGAGATAA
- a CDS encoding uncharacterized protein (COG:S;~EggNog:ENOG410PFGS;~InterPro:IPR011118,IPR029058;~PFAM:PF07519;~SECRETED:SignalP(1-26);~antiSMASH:Cluster_1.9), with translation MLLKASQALVLLATTLSTFYAHFANGYHIPKPDIPGLKILSITAFLLQDYPITGVQVNPIQSQNVTISFWNVTVTYTHPGWDDLIHAHVWIPLSGWNNRLQAVGGGGWAGLVDYGTLALPVYQGFAAAGSDMGHDRIPWSAKSWALEDASGHVNFARLADFFSTCLYELSLLAKYIIQEFYGTLPAYSYWNGCSTGGRQGLEIAQRWPDAFDGILAGAPTINWAQFVPANYWPTFVMNQLGVYPSPCVMEKITDAAVAYCDGQDGVVDGIIALPSLCNFNPLTLIGMEVWCECIPSIITAEVALLAVSYWAGLTAKDGTPLWYGFNQGTPWNYTICTATDDIGNHRCHSLPDYLSVDWLQFFVAQDPDIDLVDMDHAEFESLFYQSIIGYKAITDANNPDLYDFKNRGGKIIHWHGLADWQVPPNGSVDYYRKVQLRDPSVQDYYLYFEAPGVEHCGNGKGPAPTRLMESLMAWVEGGIAPDHLHSVSEDGGMSRILCPYPATAQYIGGDPTIASSFVCQ, from the coding sequence ATGCTGCTCAAAGCAAGTCAAGCATTGGTGCTTTTGGCCACTACTCTCTCAACATTCTACGCTCATTTTGCCAATGGCTATCACATACCTAAGCCGGATATTCCGGGTTTGAAAATACTTTCTATTACTGCATTTCTACTTCAGGACTACCCAATTACGGGCGTGCAGGTGAATCCTATACAGTCGCAGAATGTGACTATCAGCTTCTGGAATGTCACCGTTACCTATACGCATCCGGGCTGGGATGACCTGATTCATGCGCACGTTTGGATACCATTGTCTGGATGGAACAATCGGCTCCAGGCagtcggaggaggagggtgggcaGGGCTTGTGGACTATGGCACATTAGCTCTGCCTGTCTATCAAGGATTTGCAGCTGCCGGGTCTGACATGGGCCACGACAGGATTCCTTGGTCAGCAAAATCATGGGCTCTCGAGGATGCCTCGGGCCACGTGAACTTCGCCCGACTGGCTGATTTCTTCTCAACCTGTCTCTATGAGCTGTCGCTTCTCGCCAAGTATATCATACAAGAGTTCTATGGAACACTACCTGCTTACTCCTACTGGAACGGCTGCTCGACTGGCGGGCGCCAGGGATTGGAGATCGCCCAACGATGGCCCGATGCATTCGACGGCATATTGGCGGGGGCGCCAACCATAAACTGGGCGCAGTTCGTCCCTGCAAACTACTGGCCAACATTCGTCATGAACCAGCTTGGGGTCTATCCCTCCCCCTGCGTCATGGAAAAGATAACGGATGCAGCAGTCGCTTACTGCGATGGTCAGGACGGTGTTGTCGATGGAATCATTGCTCTGCCGTCGCTTTGCAACTTTAATCCCCTTACTCTCATAGGGATGGAGGTTTGGTGTGAATGTATTCCCAGCATAATTACTGCGGAAGTGGCATTACTTGCAGTGTCATACTGGGCAGGTCTAACTGCTAAAGATGGGACCCCTTTATGGTACGGTTTCAATCAGGGTACGCCATGGAATTATACGATCTGCACTGCTACCGATGATATTGGGAATCACCGATGTCATTCTTTGCCCGATTACTTGAGCGTGGACTGGCTGCAATTTTTTGTTGCTCAAGATCCCGATATCGACTTGGTTGACATGGATCATGCTGAGTTTGAGTCCCTCTTCtatcaatccatcatcggATATAAAGCAATTACCGATGCTAACAATCCCGATCTCTACGACTTCAAGAATAGAGGGGGAAAGATTATCCATTGGCATGGCTTAGCTGATTGGCAAGTTCCTCCAAATGGCTCTGTGGACTACTACAGAAAGGTCCAACTGCGTGATCCATCAGTCCAGGattattatctctatttTGAGGCGCCAGGAGTCGAACACTGTGGTAATGGAAAGGGACCAGCTCCAACTCGTTTGATGGAGTCATTAATGGCATGGGTTGAAGGAGGCATTGCTCCTGATCATCTGCACTCTGTCTctgaggatggtgggatgTCAAGGATTCTCTGTCCCTATCCTGCTACTGCGCAGTATATAGGAGGAGACCCTACAATTGCTTCATCGTTTGTCTGCCAGTAG